Part of the Salarias fasciatus chromosome 23 unlocalized genomic scaffold, fSalaFa1.1 super_scaffold_20, whole genome shotgun sequence genome, CGATGCGGCGAACAGCCGACTTGTGTTTAATTGTGTCAAGTTATGAAAGACAAGAAGCAGCATGTCGGCCCACCGCCGTGCTGGAGGAAGACGCTGTGGGTTCACTTCAGACTCACGTCGGGCTCTATCGCTTCATTTAGCGAAAGCAAAGGGCAAAGTAGCCATCGAGTGGGGAAAACACCTCAGGAAACccagaaaacataaaatattctTCATGATGATCGTCTGTAGTCACAACAAACCTTGGAGAACGaagaaaattcagatttcagGGAGAAACAAATGGCAGATGGTCAGTTATTCACAGCAGTGGAGCAaaaacattatttcacattgcATTAAATAAGTTAACCGAAGATCATTCTTCTGGCATTTAGTGTTTCTGTGAACTGTCTGTTTCACCAAATCATCCACTTTTAGATTCCTGTGTGATCTGATTGGGATAAGTAATGTCATatgttgttctctctctctgaagctgctcacttttatttctgatttattttacgCAACAGTTTACTCTAAATATAAATATTCCTCGTCTTCTTCCCACATCTCACTTTTCTTTCATGAAGCATTTTTTACCGTCTTTTGCCATGAAGGAGCTCTGAACGTGTGGTTAATGCCGTGTGTTTCCAGCAGCATGTCTGGGTTTCTGAATATTCCGTTCTGTCGGTGATTTTTCCCGACTTTCAGGCAGTAATCAAAGTATTACTGTTAGTTTAGCTTCCTCCAGCAGATCCTATCACTTCCCCTCTCTTTCAGGTTTTACGGTCTGCTGGAAGGATTCTTTTCACTACAAGAAAGTTTTCaaagaaaggcaaaaaaaaaaaaagaaaaaaaaagtcttccagcgaattcctgtttctgctgctgccctCTCGCTGTTCCTttgtctgcagcaggaagggTTGGAGTCACTGCAGGGATTTCCTTCACGAGTGGAAAAGGACCCGTGGctaatgtttctctctctctctctgagtttgGAGCTTTCATGAAGCGACTCAGATTTCACCTTGAGTCCAGCTCAGACTCAGAtcctctctcccctccacctccagtaTCCAGCGAGCAGCTCTGGCCATCATCGAGCACTACTACTGCGACTTCCCGGTCCACAACCCGGCGCTGCTCTCCGCCTCCAAGTCCCGTGCCGCCAAGCACCTGGCCGGCCTCAAGGTCTACAACGTGGATGGTGAgttcccagcagccccggctgAGGGTGAGTGGGATGCTCTTTGttgcctcttcctcctgcttttaCCTGAGTCTTGTTGTGTGGTGGAATATAACAACATCTATTTCTGTTTCGGTTTGATCAGGGACCTGGTGGAGCTTCAGCAGCATGATTTGTTGTTGCTTTAATTGGATGcgtttcttttctccttttgtcAGAATCTGAATGTCAGTTTAATCTCATTAGCTCCCGTCTGATGTTTGGCCCCGACGACTCGGAGCAGATGCTTTTATCAACAATGAGCGCCACAAGGCCGAGTTTCTGTCTGACACCGACAGGATTTATTATTTCTGAGGGCTTATTTTCACCTATGAGATTCATAAATCAGTGAAAACATCATCAAGATTTTGAGATTTCATAATATAAGCGCGTTCACTTGATATGAGTTCATCTGGCGACCGGCTCTTCAGCAGGAGTGAGGTTTTATTTTCCCTCGTtgactctcctctgctctcctgtgTCTCCTCACACTAACCCCTTAAGACTTGTTCCGAGCTAAACTCAAAGCCTACCTGTTGGACAGTAAGTAACCGCAGCGTGACGACCGGCTGAagcaccctcacacacacactcacacacacactgctgtgctcACTTCATTAGTGCTGCGGTTCCACTCCCCCACCTCGGACTCACTCTGTGCATGCTGCAGGTTGTTAAAAAGTTTTCAGGCTGTCCTCAGTCCCTGCATTAAATGAAGAGTGCTCAGACTTCACTTCAGGTGCATTAACTTCactccctcctctttttttttcttttctttttttgtcctgctgctgtttgtcttcctgCTTTCTTTTGCCTCCTCTCGACCGTGAGCGGCAGACGTTGGATAAATCAATAGCTATTACGCCGACATGTCTCTCCCGagtctcttcctccttcattttccttcagcagctgctcggGGACTCCCCGTCTGATCTGCAGCCTCTGCTTTCAGCTCTCCGCTTCGTCTTCCTCGCTGCCGCCGCTCAGACATTAGGGGGGCTAATTCCGACTCGGGGACAAACAGTAATGCTTCCTTGATTAAAGAGTAGCGAAGCCCCGCTTGCATCCACACGGCTGCTGGTGATTTTTATGAAGCATGACGCACGAGTTGGTGTTTTGTTTCCTCAAAtcgacaaaaaaaacaaaacaaaaagcgaAACACTTTTACTATGTTTGAAATCAAATCGTGTTTATTTGACTGACAATGTTAAAAAAGTCATCTGAAGGTGACTTCCCCATGACGTTCAGGGTGGCGTTCTGCTCCCATCACGCCGTCTCAGGACCGGTTGGTTAGAATCTCTCCACACTGCGTCCATGAATTATTCTGTTGACGCTCGCTCCCCGTCCCACTTTAATAATTCAGCGCCTCCGCCTTATTTTAACCTGCATTAACATCAGCCGCCGCTCCCGGTCCCACACAACTTCTGAAGGTTCTGGAGACGCTTCATTTAATTGGACGCCCTCGTCTCCTGGAGGCACAGGCAGTGTTTGAATATCCAGATctgtgttttacatttatttaaaggaTCACAACAGTCGTGACACTTCCTGTAATGACTGAGATGATAAAACCGAATGGACGAGGGTTGTCGTGCAGCTTTgatcctccgccgccgctctttCCCTCTTGTTGCACTTTGTGTCGTCACCACggatttctctctcctccctggtTGGCGTTCAGTGAGCGAGCGCTTCACGTTTCGTGTCGTTGCCTCGACAGGTCCTGGGAACAACGCCGCCGCCACCGCAGGAGCAGCGGGGCTGGCGCACTCGCAGTCCAGAGCCAtgatcgccgccgccgctcgccgcagGGACACCAGCCACAACGAGCTGTACTACGAAGAGGCGGAGCACGAGAGGCGCGTCCGGAAACGCAGAGCTCGGTGGGTGAAGCACAAACCGCGAAACAGAGAAACTGATCTTGATGGAAAAACATTATGATGGGTTATTTTTATGTGGGAGTTTaaactgttgctgctgcttcctcccaGCCTGGTGGTGGCAGTCGAGGAGGCTTTCACCCACATCAAGCGCCTGCAGGACGAAGAGCAGAAGAAGTCCCCGGGGGACGTGATGGACTCCCGGGAGGCGGCGCAGGCCATCTTCCCCTCCATGGCCCGGGCCCTGCAGAAGTACCTGAGGACCACCAAGCAGCAGCACTGCCACAGCATGGAGAGCATCCAGCAGCACCTGGCCTTCTGCATCACCAACAACATGACTCCCAAGGTCAGGTCTCAACCTCGCGCACGCCGCTCGTCTGCTGGCGCAGAGTTTCACGTGTCGCCGATCCTGATCCCCTCAGGCCTTCCTGGAGAGCTACCTGAGCCCGGGGCCCACCCTGCAGTACGGCAGGGACCACTGGCTGTCCCGCCAGTGGACGCTGGTCAGCGAGGCGGCGGTCACCAGCGGCCTGAAGGACGGCGCCGTCTTCCTGCTGAAATGTGCGGACTTCAGCCTGGTGGTGACGACCAAGAAGATCCCGTACATCCAGATGTCGGAGGAGTACATCGATCCCAAGTCACACAAGTTTGTCCTGCGGCTACAGTCCGAAACCTCCGTGTAGAACTCCAAtcgttttggctttttttttttttttttttttaattcctcacCCTGTTGCGTTGCTCtcaaatttttttattttgattttgcagtttttttggggttttttttttacgtttttggatttttttttatatatatattatatatgaatctatatatatatatctcacACGTTTGAATATATTGATTTTATATTGTTTGATTTGGATAAAAAGAAGACTTGCTGCAGGATTTTGCCTGCAGGACACCTCGGActtgaacgtgtgtgtgtgtgtgtgtgtgtgtggttgtatgtatgtgtatgtgggtgtgtgtgtgtgtatcatgtTGTGTCAACACAATCACTCGTTCCATCCGAGATGCTCGAGCCAAGCACAACGGGAACAAGGAGCGATCCGAGGCGTCTGACTCTGGGATTCAAACGGACAGACAAACCGCTGAGGACTGACGGCGTGACTCGCAGGTTCCTGTCGATGATGGAAACTGTTCTTCACGCTGTCTCATCTGCTACATGTCGACGTATTCGGTTGCTTTTAGGCTTTCAAACAAATTGAgactttttttcctgctgaaaaTCCGATTTAAATGAGACGAAAATGAACAGGCTCGATCGAATCTGGCATGAAAAGCACATTCATGATTATAAATCAAAAGAACaaagtgaaaatatcaaaatcaGAGCTCCAGATGAACGTGATTTGTATTTTAGCATCCCGTCCAGCCAATGGCGAGCAGCGGCTCTCCTGAGTGCTGAAGTGGGCCGATCGACGACGTTTTGGTGCAGAAAGCTTTCCACTCCAGTTGAAGAGGAGACACAGGCCTCTTCTCAGAGCCTTTTTGTATCTGCTTgatggaggcagagcagcacaaatgaaaGATACTACTGATTCCTTCACAGAAACTTGGGGTTACATCATAAAAAAGTGAGTTTAATGTCCATTTTCACTACACGTGCACTCAGTTCGTGAATTTATTTCCAATTTAACTCCGATGGTTTAGTGAAATGCACAAATTCCCTCCACTGGCAGAATTGTGTCAGATTGAAGAGAATATTCCACAAAAGTGGACTTTGAAAATGGACATTGGACCAGATTTATCAATGCAAAGCATGACTGTTTCCAGTGTGACTGCAGTACTGCAGAGTGAGCTGCAGGGTGGGACCTCCTTTCTTTCGAACTGGACCGTctggttttctttttactgCCTCTTCTCACCTCTGTTGTCTGACAAACATGCAAATCCCTCGGGGTCAGGCGCTTCGCGGAAGGCTGAGAagagatttttctttatttgtttcacCTGATGAGTCAGCAAATGTTATAAagccaaaaaaacacacaaaaactaaaaaaaaaaaaaaacagcgaaaTGAAGCTAAAATGATACCTAAGTTCCTGTGAACTTACCAAAGTGTCAAAAGAGAGTCACTGAGCTCGTGCATGTGAGGAAACCTCTCATTTTCCACTGTTACCTGGGCCTGTGAGCAGGGTTgttctctgctgccctctggtggtgaaaCCTGGTCATGTCTCGGTtgaaaaatattacaattttcaaaaatacttcactgtaaaaagaaaagaaaagaaaaagtgaagccTTGAAATAATGCAAACACGTGCCGTTTTCTGTCTAATGCACTAACAGCTTATATCTTTTAAATATCAAAAGAAACACCTTTACTGGTCACATTTTGTTACCTACTGACGATGAACTTCGTGTCATCCTGATGTGGCTGTGCCTCCTGTTTTTACACTGTATCTATTTATGTGAACACgcatgtgtggatgtgtgtgtgtgtgtgtgtgtgtgtgtgtgtgtgtgtgtttgtatgccATTCCAGTTCACATGGTCAGCCTTTTAAGACCACCCGAAGCCCCCCAGCCATCTGTCACGCTGTTGCAGCCAGGTTACAGTCCTCAGCCAGGGCTTCCTTCCTGATGGACAGCTTTACAACGACTACGTGAGCTCACAATGTAAACCCTGTCTCAGTTACAGCACATCAGCgtttgtttaaaaacaaaaagtgaaataaaacatttttatgaacATTTCCAACACACAATGTGAGGCTTTTCTTGTTACAGTTGTGCCTTTTGTGTAATATTTTGAGTATGTTATCTTCATTggctccctttttttttttgccacagttTGAGGCAAATTCCAGCCTTAACTGACTGTGATTTGTGAGAATCGATGCATTTCATCTTTTAACTTGATGAGTTAAGCCTCAAAGTCAGACCTCTTCTGACTTCAGTGCATGTTGATCTGCTGCTTGTTTGTGGGCGTTTGGATGTGTGAAGTTGGATTTCTGGCAGATGTCAAACTTGCTGATACATGCCGTCGTTATAAGTCAATTACATAGCATGAATAATTGTCAGAATCCACGGAGATATGCAGATATAACATGTTTTTGGAATATATTCACACAGCTGATTTGGCCCTGCTGATTTGCCACCTGAACTCTTTgatttttggttcttttttaGTCACCTCCCTCTTGTTTTTCcactccagctcttccaggaccCCCACTCTCTCCCCTGTCGTCCCACATTAGGCGTGCTGCCCCGGCCGTGACACCCCGGGCAGAGTATCGGCTTTTTTTTGGGGCCTTATCTGGACGTCTTTGTGTTGTCAAGTTGCTCCTCGGTAATTGGCTCGCCGTCAGCCTGTCAGGGTggcgcgtgcgtgcgcgcgcctCGTGGGTAAATGAATGTCAGTGTCGCTGTCCGGTGCTGAAAACCAACAACCTCATCCCTCTGAGAGCCCGGGGGCTGGAGACCGCCTGTCGGAACTCATCTGTCCTCCACTTaatacctcctcctcctcctcctcctcctcctccacagccggACCAGGACGGAGGATGGAAGCAGAGAAAAATGAGGAACATTTGCATCTAAATGGAATGTTTTCTTCCCTTCATTCCTCCCTCTCTATTACTCATGTAATGACTTGATTACATGAAGATGGAGGCTGGAGAGGAAATCCCTTTTCAGGTTTTCTCCGCATTAATATATCTTAGCCttgtctcttctcttctctgtgcTGTTCCACATcagacagagtgtgtgagtgtgtgatgcGTCCTGCCCTCCTCTTAGTCATGTCGCACACTCTCACCGCAGTGTGTGTGGGGACATCGCACCCCCTTCCACCGCGACACCGCCTGCTCTTTTTCCTCATGAGACACATGTCTTTCCACTGCCTCGGGCCACGTTGaaattcacacacagctgatgttttcagctctcacgtggGGCTCAGATTAAGTGTAAGGTCCACGCCATGATACAAACATCCTGTTGACACGCCGCGTCACCTAATGATTCTTGCATGGCCTGATATTATTAATTCATGTCCGGTGTCACAGCTTCGGCAGCGCTGCGTCCGAGCCTGGTGCAGCCTGCCGGGAGTCCGTCTCGGGACTAATCCTCAGTGTCCGGGTCTCGGCTCCCATTAGAAGGCATAACAGGTATGAATAATTCACCGGCGTTTGAATAATTCAAGGTGAGGTGGCTCACTGACGGGGAAGAGACAAAGCCATCATCTGGAGCGTCGGGTCTTTGTTAATGAGGACGAGAGCTCTCactttaaaacatgcatgttgtGTTTCTGGGATTTTATTGACAAGGTGGATAAGTCGGTGTTCATGACACTTCATGGACTGGTGAACATTTCTGCTAAAAGCATTTTAAGCATGAACCTTTTCAGGTATTGTCACTAAGAGTGCTTCTACATGAACAACTGATTAAGTGAAAATAGCTCGTTCTGAAACATGGATTCTAATGTTGCTTTTCTTGAACTAGAAAACTCGTCTACGTTCTGAATAGTAACTTAAAGTTGATAGTCCCTCAtgccatcatcctcctcctcctcatctcggTCGTGACTTTCCTCGCTGTCGTCCACCATGTAGCGTTCAGGACTTTCCCGGTCGTCTGCAAACTCGTCGTCGTCCTCGGTGTTGACCCTCCCTGACAGGACGTCCTCGAtccagtcctccagctcctcggcAGTGGGCAGGTCCTCGTCGTTGGACATGTCCAGCCAGACGCTGTCGGCCTGGAAACACCAAAGCACCGCGGAGGTCAGGCGAGCGTCGACTCACCGGGGATATCTGTGGAAACCGCGAGGGTCTCGTACGTCCGTGACGTTGACCACGCCGATCTGAGGTCTGAACAGGTCCAGCTTGAAGGTCTTCTCCCAGTAAGTGGTGAGCTGGAAGGACACAGCAGATCACTTCAGAGACGTTCCCTCCTCAAATACAGTTTCAGATACAAATGTGAGCGATGATGttcagggaccagagggaaGTCGTCGGGGTCGATCCAGACGATGCTGAGCTCTGGGTTGTTGGTGTTGTCTCTGGCTACGTCCTTCAGGATCTCCAAAAACTCATAGCCATctatggaaaagaaaagagacgtTCCTCAGCTTCCCTCAGAGTGAAGTCAGaccaaaaagtaaaaatacctggatcctcctcctcagcaaAGGCCACAATGTGGATGCCGTCCATATCATCCTCCTGGAGAAGGAAGGGCAAACATGAGCGCTGCTGGAAAGGGACTTTCTGATTGATGCGTCCATCTGCGTCCACTCACCCACGTCTCGAACATGTTCTCCGCTCGCAGCTTCCTCAGAGTGGCCCTGCGTGGAGCAAAGTCTTGAATCAGTCGGTGGTAAAGAAAAGACTCGGTGACGCTGGAGATGAAACTAAACCGACCTTCTGTGCTGCGTCACAAATTCCACGATGTCCATCTCGGACAGAGGCCTGCCGGGCAGGATGGCCGGCTCCTCCATGAACGGCTCGTAGAAGTTCACCTCGTTTATCTTCAGGGAGAGGTGCTTGGCGGTCTGAAGAAACAAGTCGGGCTTCTGTTTCTCATCGAAGCAGAAATCTGAAGCTTTTCCTCAGGATGTCTtattaaactaaaataaatgtaaattctCTCACTGAGACACCAGTACTTACTGATTTATCAAATGTGGCGAAAAACTTGATGTAAGGTTGGAAGCGCTCTGAAGCCTCCTGAAAAGCTTTGAAATCTGCGGGAGCAGAGACACATCAGGCTGAAGTCACATCTCAGGAGCAGAGATTCCCCCTCTAGCTCCCTTAATGCACTTTTCTACGCTTGTAACATTCAGCTCCTGGCTCTGCTGCCAAGGTCACGCCAAGGACCAAACTACCTCTGGACACAAACAGGCTCCGTGATGAAAAACTGTGCCGCCGCTGACTTATCTCACCAGATAGCATCttgtctgcctctctctctctctctctctctctctctctctctctctctctctctctctctctctctctctctctctctcttgctctcttttTCAAGAGGAGCTATAATTGCAGTTTGACCTATTAGACGGAGAGCTGGAAGCTATTTAAAGGCTCTCGAGAGACCGAGTTAAAGTGCCACGGTCTGGAATCAGGTTTCCCCTCTAACAGCCAGTTAGGCTTCATGATGATGAGCCTCCATTAGGCCCCCGGATCGCGTTCGCATCTGGACACCGCCACGAGAAACTAACGTGAATCCTCTCCTCTGAAGTAGCCGATCAGACGAatgtcctcctccatcctctcgaAGGCCCGCAGCTCCATGGCGTTGTTGATCATCTCCACTGGGTCCTCCAGCACCTGGGGAGGCAAACGTGGCACAAAAATATCTGAAAGCAAATTAGAGGAAAGACTTTTCCTGGTGTTGGTGATAAAATATGAGTCTGTGGTTTCTGAGAGCTTTCCTGCCTCGTCTTGTGTTTCTGTAAATTACATAATTTGCAAGTCTTTTAATGAGGCCGGAGCTGTTGATTGCTGGAGGGTTTCTTTGTCCTCACATCCAGCAGGAACTCCACCAGCGTGTCTGCCGAGAGCTCGCCGTCAAACTCGATGACTCGGTCGTCCTTGAAGACGTACAGGCTGCCCACCTCCTCCAGACCTGCATGGAGGATAAACATTATTGTCATAAATGACTGCTGACGGGTTTTCATGGCAGGATTTTTGCAGAACAGACATATTGCCGGAGTCATACCAAGTTTTTTGGCGACTTTGTAGTCCTTGTGTGTGTCCACCATCCCAAACCCGATGTCTTTGTTCTCCAGGACTTGAGCAGTGAGCTgcgagtgaaaacaaagctttttttttttcttcctctggttGGAAgacatgtttttctccttttagaGTCGACTGTCTGCTTCACCTTAAGCTGAAGACGAGCCGTCGTCCCGTCACGGTTTGATTCACCTGTCAGTACTCACTTAATCCCATTATGTGGTTCACAAGTATCCTGGGATTAATTCTAGGCCACTCTGTTAAATATAGCTTGTTCCCAAAACTCTTCACTATCTGGCTGTGAACGAGAAATAAGTGGATGTGCCcttctgtctcctgctgttctcaTTGAGGAGAAATAAGAATGTGACTGGATTTGTTATGTCTAGCCTTTTTTAGgtgtatttttgttttagtCTTGCTTGTGTCATGTTTCATTCAGGACATCTTCAGACAGCGAATCCTCTAATCTCCACTTCTCCAAACATGTTATCCTTAGTGGAGCTGAAAGGCGAGCGGGCCTGACTCACAGCTCGGCTCCAACTACAA contains:
- the LOC115383646 gene encoding calsequestrin-2-like; protein product: MYRMWLSLLSGLCLRLVFLCAAEEGLEFPNFDGKDRVLDINERNFKKALKRYDLLCLFYHEPMPASKGLQKRFQMTELVLELTAQVLENKDIGFGMVDTHKDYKVAKKLGLEEVGSLYVFKDDRVIEFDGELSADTLVEFLLDVLEDPVEMINNAMELRAFERMEEDIRLIGYFRGEDSHFKAFQEASERFQPYIKFFATFDKSTAKHLSLKINEVNFYEPFMEEPAILPGRPLSEMDIVEFVTQHRRATLRKLRAENMFETWEDDMDGIHIVAFAEEEDPDGYEFLEILKDVARDNTNNPELSIVWIDPDDFPLLTTYWEKTFKLDLFRPQIGVVNVTDADSVWLDMSNDEDLPTAEELEDWIEDVLSGRVNTEDDDEFADDRESPERYMVDDSEESHDRDEEEEDDGMRDYQL
- the LOC115384118 gene encoding vang-like protein 1 isoform X3; translation: MEAGDEVLQVLEVCETLEDKKEVIITTVDEDSNTNSPAVASCGPTTRSSQDDNWGETTTAVTGTSEHSLSQEDIVRITKDLEDSVGLDCRRYLARALAVILGLLVFLTPLAFLVLPHLLWPQKLQRCGTACEGLFISVAFKLLILLLAVWALFFRPARAGLPRVFVFRALLAVLVLLFVISYWLFYGVRILDPQDENYQGIVQYAVSLVDALLFIHYLAIVLLELRQLQPSFSLCVTRSTDGETRHYNLGQLSIQRAALAIIEHYYCDFPVHNPALLSASKSRAAKHLAGLKVYNVDGEFPAAPAEGPGNNAAATAGAAGLAHSQSRAMIAAAARRRDTSHNELYYEEAEHERRVRKRRARLVVAVEEAFTHIKRLQDEEQKKSPGDVMDSREAAQAIFPSMARALQKYLRTTKQQHCHSMESIQQHLAFCITNNMTPKAFLESYLSPGPTLQYGRDHWLSRQWTLVSEAAVTSGLKDGAVFLLKCADFSLVVTTKKIPYIQMSEEYIDPKSHKFVLRLQSETSV